Proteins co-encoded in one Centroberyx gerrardi isolate f3 chromosome 18, fCenGer3.hap1.cur.20231027, whole genome shotgun sequence genomic window:
- the slc30a1a gene encoding zinc transporter 1a, producing the protein MACEPNRVRLLCMLSLTFGFFIVEVVVSRITSSLAMLSDSFHMLSDVIALLVALVAVRFAEKTQATSKNTFGWIRAEVMGALVNAVFLTALCFTIILEAIERFTEPHEIERPQVVIGVGAAGLLVNLLGLCLFHGHAGGGHGHSHGGHSHGNKNKRGKIGKSERPSGNCSSGEETNNLVGNHNSPNGVNTERRRHEIGHKDSTEVQMNGSTHYEELDHDQGSASQLNMRGVFLHVLGDALGSVIVVVNALIFTFVWQPCEPDEDCINPCINSHSTDHRHSNHTLVDLLEGPTMAQKMSGPCWVLYLDPTLCIMMVGILLYTTYPLLKESALILLQTVPKQIDMHLLNERLLSLDGVLAIHELHIWQLAGSRIIATAHIKCHDPTSYMEVAKRIKDFFHDEGIHATTIQPEFATFNSESRDSLCELSCRTQCAPKLCCGSADKPGADKKASSDCNTEGASALEAISETPEQAAAVQLLPRPEAEVIITREVESSL; encoded by the exons ATGGCTTGTGAGCCTAACCGTGTCCGGCTGCTATGCATGCTTTCATTGACTTTTGGATTTTTCATTGTGGAAGTCGTGGTCAGTCGGATCACTTCATCCCTAGCAATGCTGTCGGACTCTTTCCATATGCTATCGGATGTCATTGCGCTTCTAGTGGCTTTGGTCGCAGTGCGATTTGCCGAGAAAACTCAGGCGACAAGCAAGAACACGTTTGGATGGATCCGGGCGGAGGTGATGGGAGCGTTGGTCAACGCCGTCTTCCTCACGGCTCTGTGCTTTACTATAATCCTGGAGGCTATCGAGCGTTTCACTGAGCCGCACGAGATCGAGAGACCCCAGGTCGTCATCGGGGTGGGCGCCGCGGGgcttctggtcaacctgctcgGGCTTTGCTTGTTCCACGGACACGCAGGTGGCGGGCACGGCCACTCCCACGGCGGTCACTCTCatggaaataagaataagagGGGTAAAATTGGCAAGTCTGAAAGGCCGTCGGGAAACTGCTCTTCAGGAGAGGAGACCAACAACTTGGTGGGGAATCACAACAGCCCGAATGGCGTGAATACCGAGAGACGTAGACATG AAATCGGCCATAAAGACAGCACAGAGGTGCAGATGAACGGCAGTACCCATTACGAGGAGTTGGACCACGACCAAGGTTCGGCCTCGCAGCTCAATATGCGCGGGGTCTTCCTGCACGTGCTGGGCGACGCCCTGGGCTCCGTCATCGTGGTGGTCAACGCCCTCATCTTCACCTTTGTGTGGCAGCCCTGCGAGCCCGATGAGGACTGCATCAACCCGTGCATCAACAGCCACAGCACGGACCACCGGCACAGCAACCACACTCTGGTGGACCTGCTGGAGGGTCCCACCATGGCCCAGAAGATGTCCGGGCCCTGCTGGGTGCTCTACCTGGACCCCACGCTCTGCATCATGATGGTGGGCATCCTGCTGTACACCACCTACCCGCTGCTCAAGGAGTCCGCCCTCATCCTGCTGCAGACGGTGCCCAAGCAGATCGACATGCACCTGCTCAACGAGCGGCTGCTGAGCCTGGACGGCGTGCTGGCCATCCATGAGCTGCACATCTGGCAGCTGGCCGGCAGCCGCATCATCGCCACGGCGCACATCAAGTGCCACGACCCCACATCCTACATGGAGGTGGCCAAGCGCATCAAGGACTTCTTCCACGACGAGGGCATCCACGCCACCACCATCCAGCCCGAGTTCGCCACCTTCAACTCCGAGTCGCGGGACTCTCTGTGCGAGCTCTCCTGTCGGACTCAGTGCGCCCCCAAACTGTGCTGCGGCTCCGCGGACAAGCCCGGTGCCGACAAGAAGGCCAGCAGCGACTGCAACACGGAGGGCGCTTCAGCCCTGGAGGCCATCAGCGAGACCCCGGAGCAGGCCGCGGCCGTCCAGCTGCTCCCCCGGCCGGAGGCAGAGGTCATCATCACTAGAGAGGTGGAGTCGTCTCtgtga
- the rd3 gene encoding protein RD3, whose amino-acid sequence MASWFSWNEPYYRSPRRDPADVVTDTLMVEFSWQLKEAERQQRERENEYRRLKTGVDYSWLVTTPRTSFNISTSERLGLEDLCSKVPPSCCGLVILKFREAMEANEPEVQEVSGLFRSVLLEALDRLKEEEEAQRLTRQWNNRRAMSVSLMNFRSRVKINPFGSTVGLTSAVADGAAISDLKTVSEDVERGMDKEERAQRVWSMPEFRYKGGSSSKVV is encoded by the exons ATGGCCTCCTGGTTCAGCTGGAACGAGCCTTACTACCGGAGCCCCCGGCGGGACCCGGCGGACGTGGTCACCGACACCCTGATGGTGGAGTTCAGCTGGCAGCTGAAGGAGGCggagaggcagcagagggagagggagaacgaGTACCGGCGCCTCAAGACCGGCGTGGACTACAGCTGGCTGGTCACCACGCCCCGCACCTCCTTCAACATCAGCACCAGCGAGCGGCTGGGCCTGGAGGACCTCTGCTCCAAGGTGCCGCCGTCCTGCTGCGGGCTGGTCATACTCAA GTTCCGCGAGGCCATGGAGGCAAACGAGCCTGAGGTGCAGGAGGTGTCCGGCCTGTTCCGCTCCGTCCTGCTGGAGGCCCTGGACCgcctgaaggaggaggaggaggcgcagCGGCTCACCCGCCAGTGGAACAACAGGCGCGCCATGAGCGTGTCCCTCATGAACTTTCGGTCCCGGGTCAAGATCAACCCGTTCGGAAGCACGGTAGGCCTGACCTCCGCTGTGGCCGACGGGGCGGCGATAAGCGACCTCAAGACTGTCTCGGAGGAcgtggagagagggatggataaGGAGGAGAGGGCCCAGAGGGTGTGGAGCATGCCCGAATTCAGATACAAAGGAGGGAGCAGCAGTAAGGTTGTCTGA